The Sinomicrobium kalidii genome contains a region encoding:
- the pyrE gene encoding orotate phosphoribosyltransferase produces the protein MVLDKNTAKKTAELLLQINAIKLNPKNPFTWASGWKSPIYCDNRISLSYPPIRNFIRENIARQIEEYYGKPDVIAGVATGAIGIGILVAEYLSVPFVYVRPEPKKHGRQNQIEGYLEPGQNVVVVEDLISTGKSSLNAVEALREHGANVKGMMAIFSYGFDVATRNFEDNKVHLTTLSHYDYLLEQAVETNYISEKELDTLKEWRNNPAGWKSETVN, from the coding sequence AGCAGAACTTTTATTGCAAATTAATGCAATAAAATTGAATCCGAAAAATCCTTTTACATGGGCTTCAGGGTGGAAATCACCCATTTATTGTGACAACAGAATTTCGTTGTCTTACCCGCCCATCAGGAACTTTATCCGGGAGAATATTGCCAGGCAGATTGAGGAGTATTACGGCAAGCCCGATGTTATTGCAGGTGTAGCCACGGGTGCCATAGGGATTGGTATCCTGGTAGCCGAATACCTCAGTGTTCCTTTTGTATATGTGAGACCCGAGCCTAAAAAACACGGCAGGCAAAACCAGATTGAAGGGTACCTGGAACCCGGCCAAAACGTTGTTGTTGTGGAAGACCTTATCAGTACCGGAAAGAGCAGTCTCAATGCTGTGGAAGCCCTGAGGGAACACGGAGCCAACGTCAAAGGCATGATGGCCATTTTCTCTTACGGATTTGATGTGGCCACCCGGAACTTTGAAGACAACAAAGTACACCTCACTACGTTGAGCCATTACGATTACCTGCTCGAACAGGCCGTGGAAACCAATTACATCAGTGAAAAAGAGCTGGACACCCTCAAAGAATGGCGAAACAATCCGGCCGGGTGGAAATCTGAAACGGTCAATTAA
- a CDS encoding SRPBCC family protein, giving the protein MHIESPKTSVNKSQEALFHFLSDTKNFETLMPENTSKFEVLSEDSFVFALKGMPEIVLKLKDKNEFDRIVLGAASDKLPFTLTAHISAIEEDKSEAQLVFDGEFNTMMGMMIKGPITSFIGTLSANMGKL; this is encoded by the coding sequence ATGCACATAGAAAGTCCGAAAACATCCGTAAACAAATCACAGGAAGCACTTTTTCACTTTCTCTCCGATACAAAAAACTTCGAAACCCTGATGCCGGAAAATACCAGCAAATTTGAAGTACTGAGCGAAGATTCTTTTGTCTTTGCCCTGAAAGGAATGCCCGAAATTGTTTTAAAGCTGAAAGATAAAAACGAATTTGACCGGATAGTTCTCGGAGCGGCCAGTGACAAACTGCCCTTTACGCTTACGGCACATATCAGTGCTATCGAAGAAGATAAAAGTGAAGCCCAACTGGTTTTCGACGGTGAATTCAACACCATGATGGGGATGATGATAAAAGGCCCCATTACCAGCTTTATAGGGACCCTGAGCGCCAATATGGGGAAACTGTAG
- the rsfS gene encoding ribosome silencing factor: protein MAKKNSSADQLIAIILKGIEDVKGKDINILDLREIENTVCDYFIICNGTSNTQVNAIVNSIQKTVSKEIKDKPWHVEGTDNAEWVLMDYVNVVVHVFQKHIREYYDIEGLWGDAKVTSVPTNY, encoded by the coding sequence ATGGCAAAAAAGAACAGTAGTGCAGACCAGTTAATCGCAATAATCTTGAAGGGGATAGAGGATGTTAAAGGAAAAGATATAAATATCTTGGATCTTAGGGAGATTGAAAACACGGTTTGTGACTACTTTATCATCTGCAACGGTACCTCCAACACCCAAGTCAATGCCATTGTAAATTCCATCCAAAAAACCGTAAGCAAGGAAATCAAGGACAAACCTTGGCATGTAGAAGGCACGGACAATGCTGAATGGGTATTGATGGATTACGTAAACGTGGTGGTACATGTTTTCCAGAAACACATCCGCGAGTATTACGACATCGAGGGCCTCTGGGGAGATGCTAAAGTAACCTCTGTTCCGACCAATTATTAA
- a CDS encoding biotin--[acetyl-CoA-carboxylase] ligase: MHIIKLNAIDSTNSYLKELSATGILDDYTIVVARHQTRGRGQMGTSWNSESGKNLTFSVYKKISCIRKEEVFYLSMATSLAIVRALKKFNMPQVKIKWPNDILSANQKICGVLIESIIKKGELDAAVIGMGLNVNQTDFNGLPNAGSLKRITGITYNLDELMHGIVTELRRYEELIVSRNLISLKSRYESALFRKDKPSTFENGEGELFMGFIRGISETGKLVIQLENEVRKEFDLKEVKLLY; the protein is encoded by the coding sequence ATGCATATAATCAAACTTAATGCCATTGATTCTACAAATTCTTATTTGAAAGAATTAAGTGCTACGGGTATTTTGGATGACTATACGATTGTGGTGGCACGCCATCAGACCCGGGGAAGGGGGCAGATGGGGACTTCGTGGAACTCTGAGTCCGGTAAGAACCTGACGTTTAGCGTCTATAAAAAAATATCCTGTATCCGTAAAGAAGAGGTTTTTTACCTGAGTATGGCCACCTCGCTTGCCATTGTGAGGGCCCTGAAGAAGTTCAATATGCCACAAGTGAAGATCAAGTGGCCGAACGACATTTTGTCAGCAAATCAGAAGATATGCGGTGTTCTGATCGAGAGCATCATAAAAAAGGGAGAATTGGACGCCGCCGTTATCGGTATGGGACTCAATGTTAACCAGACCGATTTTAACGGTTTGCCCAATGCAGGTTCATTAAAGCGCATTACGGGTATTACCTATAACCTGGATGAACTGATGCACGGCATTGTTACCGAACTGAGGCGTTATGAAGAACTGATTGTGAGCAGAAATCTCATATCACTAAAATCACGATACGAAAGCGCTCTTTTCCGGAAAGACAAACCCTCCACATTTGAAAACGGTGAAGGTGAATTGTTCATGGGATTCATCAGGGGGATTTCCGAAACAGGGAAACTGGTAATCCAGCTGGAAAATGAAGTGCGGAAAGAATTCGACCTGAAAGAGGTGAAACTTTTGTATTGA